The following are from one region of the Leptospira kirschneri serovar Cynopteri str. 3522 CT genome:
- the nuoK gene encoding NADH-quinone oxidoreductase subunit NuoK yields the protein MNLWISGIPVHYYLILAMILFTIGVAGVMVRRSAVLIFMSVELILNSVNLVFVTFSKALHQIDGEVVVFFVMAIAAAEAAIGLAIVIAIHRIKKTSYVDEMNLMKW from the coding sequence ATGAACCTTTGGATTTCCGGCATACCAGTTCATTACTATCTCATACTAGCGATGATTTTATTTACGATCGGAGTTGCGGGAGTAATGGTAAGAAGAAGTGCCGTTTTGATTTTTATGTCGGTAGAATTGATCTTAAATTCGGTGAATCTAGTATTCGTAACATTTTCAAAAGCGCTCCATCAAATCGACGGAGAAGTAGTCGTATTTTTCGTGATGGCGATTGCAGCGGCCGAAGCGGCGATTGGGTTGGCAATCGTAATCGCAATCCACAGGATAAAGAAGACTAGTTACGTAGACGAAATGAATCTGATGAAATGGTAG
- a CDS encoding NADH-quinone oxidoreductase subunit J encodes MPFTDQPQLLLFFLFASVMILSSLGVIFHPNPITAAVLLVLSFFSLAAIYAVMNAIFIATMQLLVYAGAIMVLVVFVLMLLSLRDDAPRFFIFEKPIKKLLYLGLVMFLGVLLITAVQDGIPSETTVPIGYSQNKDGKFVDYSFQISKNIKQTNSKSTFEAPETTSKNQNHVHEKDTDQITLTSGNTAVVGSAMFLRYLLPFELISVLLLAAVLGAVVLGKKNLGKETP; translated from the coding sequence ATGCCATTTACAGACCAACCTCAACTGCTTTTGTTTTTTCTATTCGCCTCGGTGATGATACTCAGTTCGTTGGGAGTAATCTTTCATCCGAATCCAATTACTGCCGCGGTGCTTCTAGTGCTCAGTTTTTTTTCACTGGCAGCGATCTACGCGGTGATGAACGCGATCTTTATAGCCACAATGCAGCTACTGGTTTACGCCGGAGCGATTATGGTATTAGTCGTGTTCGTATTGATGTTACTGTCGCTTCGGGACGATGCACCTCGGTTTTTTATTTTCGAAAAACCAATTAAAAAACTATTATATTTAGGATTAGTAATGTTTTTAGGCGTACTTTTGATCACTGCGGTTCAAGACGGAATTCCTTCCGAAACCACGGTTCCGATCGGATACTCTCAAAATAAAGACGGAAAGTTTGTAGATTATTCGTTTCAGATTTCTAAAAACATAAAACAAACGAACTCAAAATCAACTTTTGAAGCTCCGGAAACTACTTCCAAAAATCAGAACCATGTGCACGAGAAAGATACGGACCAAATCACTCTCACTTCCGGAAATACCGCAGTTGTTGGAAGCGCCATGTTTTTACGATACCTTCTTCCTTTTGAACTCATCTCTGTGCTGCTCCTTGCGGCAGTGCTCGGCGCGGTAGTACTCGGAAAAAAGAATTTAGGAAAAGAAACACCATGA